One window of Strix aluco isolate bStrAlu1 chromosome 24, bStrAlu1.hap1, whole genome shotgun sequence genomic DNA carries:
- the RDM1 gene encoding RAD52 motif-containing protein 1: protein MAEVLEFRVPTGSAQTLLVWGLEPEPGLEHYLFSAFSKFGLLYSVRAHRNAAVAGPGYYAVIKFYSAGDASRAQRACNGQRLFQKSPLKVCVCTKQKGFQQQVLALNSNKCQELANHYLGFNGWSSCIITLQNVSGFDGENEELGKTLQKRSVKYLCAVEVTLPNHGVRTRGVALGEADVENGEDPLEIVTATRRVQKLAVGKALSSAFQKILLIVLENGKVAVEYNSSQEEPTDALTEEELKGLVQVNELSLEQFDLEEEVLSDLSFDDELH from the exons ATGGCGGAGGTGCTGGAGTTCCGGGTGCCCACGGGGAGCGCCCAGACGCTGCTGGTCTGGGGGCTGGAGCCGGAGCCGGGCCTGGAG caTTACCTGTTTTCAGCGTTTTCCAAATTTGGGCTGCTCTACTCCGTGCGAGCACACAGAAACGCTGCTGTGGCAGGGCCTGGGTATTACGCTGTCATCAAGTTTTATTCAGCTGGAGATGCCAGCAGAGCCCAGCGCGCGTGCAATGGGCAAAGGCTGTTTCAGAAATCTCCCTTGAAG GTTTGTGTTTGCACCAAGCAGAAAGGGTTTCAGCAACAAGTCCTTGCCCTCAACAGCAACAAGTGCCAGGAGTTGGCCAACCACTACCTTGGTTTTAACGGCTGGTCCAGTTGCATTATCACA CTGCAGAATGTATCTGGCTTTGATGGGGAGAATGAGGAACTGGGGAAGACATTACAGAAGCGATCTGTGAAATACCTGTGTGCTGTAGAGGTGACACTGCCCAACCATGGGGTACGCACCAGGGGAGTTGCCCTCGGTGAGGCAGATGTAGAAAATGGTGAAG ATCCTCTCGAGATTGTCACAGCCACAAGAAGAGTTCAGAAACTCGCAGTCGGGAAAGCTTTGTCTAGTGCCTTTCAGAAGATACTCCTCATAGTCTTAG AGAATGGGAAAGTGGCCGTGGAGTACAATTCCTCCCAAGAGGAGCCCACAGATGCCTTAACAGAAGAGGAGCTGAAGGGGCTTGTTCAG GTCAATGAATTGTCCTTGGAGCAGTTTGACCTTGAAGAAGAAGTTTTGTCTGATCTCAGTTTTGATGATGAGCTCCATTAG